One Luteolibacter flavescens genomic region harbors:
- a CDS encoding sensor histidine kinase has translation MRLLFAIFLLALLLPLSGGQQPPMVRLWQSEDGLPGNVVRSMVQSSDGYLWLATAEGITRFDGLEFDAIEPDGELRRLRFAFWRLFAPEDGSVWVSTFQGGLFQIRDGRLVRILGEEERPRPPRINQLILDGHGVIHFKRGGEIWRAGSDGPALVAEPTEDLIARFARDHEMQSAGGRVVDPDDTTTGAQLRTRDGRLWAADITGRLVIDGELPVDLPGVASPYVFNELLEDREGNVWVATPLSGLARVRRSRVEPLSTTQGPEPAAYAVMQGRGGDWWIANRKGGIARWSEGSTEHLQLVPAGYQRPVSTMFEDAKGQLWVAARGGSVFLKKDDGTFVPQFSKSQIPSKVRTIQQDDAGVIWFGGTQGLASYDGTTVREYGEKDGIPKREITVLVRDGRRMLAGTDDGQVFAGDSSGFKLLGNLDPLKHWWVSDLLAVSENELWATTLGGGLFLWNGKTWQQFDDSDGMPDLRLTCILDDGRGHFWFGSLGGILCASRQEFLDRARKPENQIHWLRLDRSDGLPTRECIGGYHPAGWRGNDGHLWFPTGSGIVRVRPDLVEVNQVPPPVYLSSTRVNGSQQDEREGRVEAGPGRSRIEFRFVGLGYSAPEKVTYRARLEGLNDTWRDLGNQRVAAYEAVPPGRYTFEVLAVNGDGVWSRNPASVNVFIRPHFWESAWFILTVGALALAGTAAVGWYIARRRMKRRIQTLKIRNARENERTRIARDLHDDLGASLTEISILSALAAEGGEESTLRPTLDQLSHKAKAVVGTLDEIVWAVNPREDTLRSLVDYLAAFAREFLDTAGIPLRTDIPRHIPETPLDATARHGVFLAAREALNNLVKHSKATQARLAVYLDDSKLEIRIEDNGRGFSQEWEAKGYGVANLRERMRAAGGDCSISSVAGEGVTVTLTLPLLADPSSQI, from the coding sequence GTGCGCCTTCTTTTCGCCATTTTCCTCCTGGCATTGCTGCTTCCGCTTTCCGGCGGGCAGCAACCGCCGATGGTGAGGCTTTGGCAGTCGGAAGACGGGCTGCCAGGGAACGTGGTCCGCTCGATGGTCCAGTCGTCCGACGGCTACCTGTGGCTCGCCACGGCGGAAGGCATCACCCGGTTCGATGGCTTGGAATTCGACGCAATCGAGCCGGATGGCGAACTCCGCCGGCTCCGCTTTGCCTTCTGGCGCTTGTTTGCGCCGGAGGATGGCAGCGTGTGGGTTTCCACCTTCCAAGGCGGGCTTTTCCAGATCCGAGACGGACGTTTGGTGCGGATACTCGGTGAAGAGGAAAGGCCGAGGCCACCGCGAATCAATCAGCTCATCCTGGATGGCCACGGGGTAATCCATTTCAAGAGAGGCGGGGAAATCTGGCGGGCGGGGAGCGATGGTCCGGCCTTGGTCGCGGAGCCCACGGAGGACCTGATCGCACGCTTCGCCCGAGACCACGAAATGCAGTCCGCCGGGGGACGCGTGGTCGATCCGGACGATACCACCACGGGCGCGCAGCTCCGCACGAGGGACGGGCGACTCTGGGCTGCCGATATCACGGGGCGGCTCGTGATCGATGGAGAATTGCCGGTGGACCTGCCGGGAGTGGCCTCGCCTTATGTTTTCAACGAACTGCTGGAAGATCGGGAAGGGAATGTCTGGGTAGCCACGCCGCTCAGCGGGCTGGCCCGTGTCCGGCGGAGCCGCGTGGAGCCGCTCTCGACCACCCAAGGCCCGGAGCCTGCCGCGTATGCCGTGATGCAGGGAAGGGGTGGGGACTGGTGGATCGCGAACCGGAAGGGCGGGATCGCCCGCTGGAGCGAAGGCAGCACTGAGCACCTGCAACTCGTGCCCGCGGGTTACCAGCGCCCTGTCTCGACGATGTTTGAGGATGCGAAAGGGCAGCTATGGGTAGCCGCACGTGGTGGCTCTGTTTTCCTGAAAAAGGATGATGGGACCTTCGTGCCTCAGTTCTCGAAGAGCCAGATCCCCTCGAAGGTAAGGACCATCCAGCAGGATGACGCCGGGGTGATATGGTTCGGCGGGACCCAAGGACTCGCGTCGTATGACGGCACCACCGTCCGTGAGTATGGCGAGAAAGACGGGATCCCGAAGCGCGAGATCACGGTGCTGGTCCGCGACGGCAGGCGGATGCTGGCCGGCACCGATGACGGTCAGGTCTTCGCCGGGGACAGCAGCGGCTTCAAGCTCCTAGGGAATCTCGATCCTCTGAAACATTGGTGGGTTTCCGACCTGCTCGCTGTGTCGGAAAATGAGCTGTGGGCCACCACCCTCGGCGGCGGCCTCTTCCTCTGGAACGGGAAGACGTGGCAGCAATTCGATGACAGCGACGGGATGCCGGACCTGCGGCTGACCTGCATCCTGGACGATGGCCGCGGGCACTTCTGGTTCGGCTCGTTGGGCGGCATCCTCTGTGCGAGCCGGCAGGAATTTCTGGATCGTGCACGCAAGCCGGAGAACCAGATTCACTGGCTGAGGTTGGACCGCTCGGATGGCTTGCCGACCCGCGAGTGCATCGGCGGCTATCATCCGGCCGGGTGGCGGGGGAATGACGGGCACCTTTGGTTTCCCACCGGCAGCGGCATCGTGCGGGTACGGCCGGATCTGGTGGAGGTGAATCAAGTGCCGCCACCGGTCTATCTGAGTAGCACGCGCGTGAATGGCAGCCAGCAGGACGAGCGGGAGGGCAGGGTGGAGGCCGGGCCGGGGCGCTCGCGCATCGAGTTCCGCTTCGTGGGGCTGGGCTACAGCGCGCCAGAGAAAGTGACCTACCGTGCCCGATTGGAAGGGCTTAATGACACTTGGCGCGACCTCGGCAACCAACGCGTGGCGGCCTACGAAGCGGTGCCGCCGGGACGCTATACCTTCGAGGTCCTTGCGGTGAATGGGGACGGCGTTTGGAGCAGGAATCCAGCAAGCGTGAATGTCTTCATCAGGCCGCATTTCTGGGAGTCCGCATGGTTCATTCTCACCGTGGGTGCGCTGGCTTTGGCCGGGACCGCTGCCGTCGGGTGGTATATCGCCCGCCGCCGGATGAAACGCCGGATCCAGACCCTGAAGATCCGCAATGCCCGCGAGAATGAACGCACCCGTATCGCCCGCGACCTGCACGATGACCTCGGGGCCAGCCTCACGGAGATCTCGATCCTCTCTGCGCTCGCGGCCGAGGGCGGCGAGGAAAGCACTCTGCGTCCCACGCTCGACCAGCTTTCCCACAAGGCGAAGGCAGTCGTCGGGACGTTGGACGAGATCGTCTGGGCGGTGAACCCGCGCGAGGACACGTTGCGGTCACTGGTGGACTACCTGGCGGCATTCGCACGTGAGTTTCTGGACACCGCGGGCATCCCGCTCCGCACCGACATCCCGCGTCACATTCCTGAAACTCCGCTGGATGCCACCGCGCGGCACGGCGTCTTCCTCGCAGCGCGCGAGGCTCTCAACAATCTGGTGAAGCACTCAAAGGCCACCCAGGCCCGCCTCGCCGTGTACCTCGATGATTCCAAGCTGGAGATCCGTATCGAGGACAATGGCCGCGGCTTCTCGCAGGAGTGGGAGGCGAAGGGCTACGGGGTGGCAAACCTGCGCGAGCGCATGCGGGCGGCCGGCGGGGATTGCTCGATTTCCAGCGTCGCGGGAGAGGGCGTGACTGTGACCCTGACCCTGCCGCTCCTTGCCGACCCATCATCACAAATCTAG
- a CDS encoding response regulator, producing MPTKPETTDIAIVEDNAALGSSLRKVVESDPTLRCIGVWTTAEDALKKIDAFRPQIVLMDINLPGMSGIEATARLKQYLPEIKVVMVTVYRDHDKIFAALKAGACGYLLKRSNPSDVREAIHDVRTGGAPMSPEIARRVVEAFHQPARTEPSLLEEVKLSKRETEILELLCEGLANKEIADRLDISVETVRVHLKHVYEKLHVRSRTEAAMKFRDSREESRFPI from the coding sequence GTGCCGACAAAACCTGAAACCACCGACATCGCCATCGTCGAAGACAATGCCGCACTCGGCAGCAGCTTGCGGAAGGTGGTCGAGTCGGACCCGACGCTCCGCTGCATCGGCGTGTGGACGACCGCCGAGGATGCACTGAAAAAGATCGATGCTTTCCGTCCGCAGATCGTGCTCATGGACATCAATCTGCCGGGCATGTCGGGCATCGAAGCGACCGCACGGCTCAAGCAATACCTGCCGGAGATCAAGGTCGTAATGGTCACGGTCTATCGGGATCACGACAAGATCTTCGCCGCCCTCAAAGCCGGCGCGTGCGGCTATCTCCTGAAACGCTCGAATCCCTCGGATGTCCGCGAGGCCATCCACGATGTGCGGACCGGAGGCGCACCGATGAGTCCGGAGATCGCGCGTCGAGTGGTGGAGGCATTTCACCAGCCCGCCAGGACCGAGCCGTCGCTACTGGAAGAAGTGAAGCTTTCGAAACGTGAGACAGAGATCCTCGAACTACTCTGCGAGGGCCTCGCTAACAAGGAGATCGCGGACCGTCTCGACATCTCGGTGGAGACCGTCCGCGTCCATCTGAAGCACGTTTATGAAAAGCTCCACGTGCGCTCGCGGACCGAGGCGGCGATGAAATTCCGCGACTCGCGTGAGGAGTCGCGGTTTCCCATCTAA
- the can gene encoding carbonate dehydratase produces the protein MSSLDHLLANNRAWAAARVAEDPEFFSRLVAQQTPEYLWIGCSDSRVPANQITGLDPGEVFVHRNVANVVVQTDFSMLSVLQFAVDVLKVKHVIVCGHYGCGGVKAALENQKNGLVDNWLRHIRNIARRNEEELSTLAPPAALDRLCEINVLSNAENLARTTIVESAWERGQPLQIHSWAYRLDTGHINVLDEPLTPERA, from the coding sequence ATGTCTTCGCTAGACCATTTGTTGGCAAACAATCGCGCGTGGGCTGCGGCCCGGGTGGCGGAAGATCCTGAATTCTTCTCCCGCCTGGTGGCCCAGCAGACGCCCGAGTATCTCTGGATCGGCTGCTCGGACAGTCGGGTTCCAGCGAATCAGATCACCGGCCTGGATCCCGGTGAAGTCTTCGTCCACCGGAACGTGGCGAACGTGGTGGTGCAGACCGACTTCAGCATGCTCTCCGTCCTGCAATTCGCGGTGGATGTCCTGAAGGTGAAGCACGTCATCGTCTGCGGCCACTACGGCTGCGGCGGCGTGAAGGCAGCGCTCGAGAACCAGAAAAACGGCCTCGTGGACAACTGGCTGCGCCACATCCGGAACATCGCCCGCCGGAACGAGGAGGAACTCTCGACACTCGCCCCGCCAGCCGCGCTCGACCGCCTGTGCGAAATCAACGTCCTCTCCAATGCCGAAAACCTCGCCCGCACCACGATCGTGGAGAGCGCCTGGGAACGCGGACAACCCCTGCAGATCCATAGCTGGGCCTACCGGCTGGATACCGGCCACATCAACGTGCTGGACGAGCCGTTGACTCCGGAACGCGCCTGA
- a CDS encoding beta-galactosidase: MNLFPSLVAGAALLAAGVSPVLAQAPKHTFEIGETELLLDGKLMQIRCGELHFARVPKEYWRHRLQLCKAMGLNTVCAYLFWNLHEFEQGKFNWEGQADAAEFCRLAQEEGLWVLLRPGPYACAEWDGGGLPWWLLKKPDIALRSRDPDFMAASRAWLAEVSRVLGPLQVTKGGPILMAQVENEYGFYGTDAEYMGQMRQAMLDAGFDIPLFACNPTGNLNNGRRDDLFNVVNFGSDPATGFKKLREIQPKGPLMCGEFYPGWFDTWGAPHHLGKTDQYLKDLGYMLDAGASFSIYMAHGGTSFGMWAGADRPFKPDTSSYDYDAPISEAGWIGDKFERTRDLMAKHLLPGEKLVDPPQPMPVMAIPSFKLKETAAIFENLPAAIPDAQPRHMEAYDQGHGCIIYSIELPAGPFSTLELEQVHDFGWVFLNGKEIGVTDRRSRRFKLDLPDRKQPARLDILVEAMGHVNFGKEIHDRKGIMGKVKLVTLGKEAEVEGEWSVRPLKLDAPLLSSLKWKTGGEAASGPKFWRGTFQLGKTADTFLDLRTWGKGVIWVNGHCLARHWNIGPTQTAYLPGVWLKEGENEVIILDLLGPEKPVLAGLEKPILDQLRPELDFARKKKGELVLKGHKPALEAAFSPGPDVQEVKFPQPLEGSQFALEMLSAHDGKPFAAIAEFDLLDPEGKSISHASWTIAYVDSEELAGEDGSASNAINGQTADFWHSEWKEIQPGYPHHLVIDLGANTKVGGFRYTPRAGNNPGRIKDYRVFVGSGFVKESK, translated from the coding sequence ATGAATCTTTTTCCCTCGCTCGTGGCCGGGGCGGCATTGCTTGCCGCGGGTGTCTCGCCGGTGCTCGCGCAAGCGCCGAAGCACACCTTCGAGATCGGCGAGACCGAGCTGCTGCTCGATGGCAAGCTGATGCAGATCCGCTGCGGCGAGCTCCACTTCGCCCGCGTGCCAAAGGAGTATTGGCGGCACCGTCTCCAGCTCTGCAAGGCGATGGGCCTAAATACGGTCTGCGCGTATCTCTTCTGGAATCTCCACGAATTCGAGCAGGGGAAATTCAACTGGGAAGGGCAGGCGGACGCTGCGGAGTTCTGCCGCCTGGCGCAGGAGGAGGGCCTGTGGGTGCTGCTACGTCCGGGCCCGTATGCCTGCGCTGAGTGGGATGGCGGCGGGCTGCCCTGGTGGCTGCTCAAGAAGCCGGACATCGCGCTGCGCTCACGTGATCCGGACTTCATGGCGGCAAGCCGTGCGTGGCTGGCGGAGGTCAGTCGCGTGCTCGGACCGCTGCAGGTGACAAAGGGCGGCCCGATCCTGATGGCGCAGGTGGAAAACGAATACGGCTTCTACGGCACCGATGCGGAGTACATGGGCCAGATGCGGCAGGCGATGCTCGACGCGGGCTTCGATATCCCGCTCTTCGCCTGCAATCCCACTGGGAACCTGAACAACGGCCGTCGCGACGATCTCTTCAACGTGGTGAACTTCGGCAGCGATCCCGCCACGGGCTTCAAGAAGCTCCGCGAGATCCAGCCGAAGGGTCCGCTCATGTGCGGCGAGTTTTATCCCGGGTGGTTCGACACCTGGGGCGCGCCGCATCACCTGGGGAAGACGGACCAGTATCTGAAGGACCTCGGCTACATGCTGGATGCGGGTGCTTCCTTCAGCATCTACATGGCGCACGGTGGCACGAGCTTCGGCATGTGGGCGGGGGCGGATCGTCCCTTCAAGCCGGACACCAGCAGCTACGACTATGACGCTCCGATCAGCGAGGCGGGCTGGATCGGTGACAAATTCGAACGCACCCGCGACCTAATGGCGAAGCACCTGTTGCCCGGCGAGAAGCTGGTGGATCCGCCGCAGCCGATGCCGGTGATGGCGATCCCGTCCTTCAAGCTGAAGGAGACCGCGGCGATATTCGAGAATCTGCCGGCCGCGATCCCCGATGCACAACCGCGCCACATGGAGGCCTACGATCAAGGCCACGGCTGCATCATTTACAGCATCGAGCTTCCCGCGGGGCCGTTCTCCACGCTGGAACTCGAGCAGGTGCACGATTTCGGCTGGGTCTTCCTGAATGGAAAGGAGATCGGCGTGACCGACCGTCGCTCGCGGCGCTTCAAGCTGGACCTGCCTGATCGCAAGCAGCCGGCGAGACTCGATATCTTGGTGGAGGCGATGGGCCACGTGAACTTCGGCAAGGAGATCCACGATCGGAAGGGTATCATGGGCAAGGTGAAGCTCGTCACCCTCGGCAAGGAAGCCGAGGTCGAGGGCGAGTGGTCCGTGCGTCCGCTGAAGCTGGATGCGCCGCTGCTTTCCTCGCTGAAATGGAAGACCGGCGGTGAAGCTGCAAGCGGGCCGAAGTTCTGGCGCGGCACCTTCCAGCTCGGGAAGACGGCGGACACTTTCCTCGACCTGCGCACCTGGGGGAAGGGAGTCATCTGGGTGAACGGCCACTGCCTCGCCCGCCACTGGAACATCGGGCCGACACAGACCGCCTACCTGCCGGGAGTCTGGCTGAAGGAAGGCGAGAACGAGGTGATCATCCTCGATCTGTTAGGCCCGGAGAAGCCCGTGCTCGCAGGCTTGGAAAAGCCGATCCTCGACCAGCTCCGGCCCGAGCTCGACTTCGCCCGCAAGAAGAAGGGCGAGCTGGTTCTCAAGGGACACAAGCCAGCGCTTGAGGCGGCATTTTCTCCCGGGCCTGATGTGCAAGAGGTGAAGTTCCCGCAGCCGCTCGAAGGCTCGCAGTTCGCCCTCGAAATGCTCAGTGCTCACGATGGCAAGCCCTTCGCGGCCATCGCGGAATTCGACCTGCTAGATCCCGAGGGCAAGTCGATCTCGCACGCAAGCTGGACCATCGCCTATGTGGACAGTGAGGAGCTTGCGGGGGAAGATGGCTCGGCATCGAATGCGATCAATGGCCAGACCGCAGACTTCTGGCACAGCGAATGGAAGGAAATCCAGCCCGGCTATCCGCATCACCTCGTCATCGACCTGGGGGCAAACACCAAGGTTGGGGGCTTCCGTTACACGCCGCGTGCCGGGAACAATCCGGGCCGCATCAAGGACTACCGGGTCTTTGTCGGCAGCGGCTTTGTGAAGGAGTCGAAGTAG
- the aroB gene encoding 3-dehydroquinate synthase — protein MPSVYVDLGERSYEVRVENGLLARAGDAIRSAGLAGKAAIITDETVGSFHAAALTEALTAEGFTPTLHTIPAGEASKSMSQVEALCSSLAAAGHDRRSFVIALGGGVVGDLAGFVAAVFYRGIPFVQIPTTIVAQVDSSVGGKTGVNLPEGKNLLGAFHQPRLVIVDPEVLSTLPGREYREGFAEVIKHAAIRDGAMLAEIAALDPATRDVPAALISRNIAIKARIVEADEHETKGLRALLNLGHTIGHGIEAAVPYGEMLHGEAISLGLRAALYLSEKHAGLSPEASQEIIALLEKFQLPLVLDPAISDARVLEKLSRDKKFEAGQIRFVLLRSPGDAYVSDQVTPEDLAEAVAYLRR, from the coding sequence ATGCCGAGCGTGTATGTCGATCTGGGGGAGCGGTCCTATGAAGTCCGCGTGGAAAACGGCCTGCTGGCCCGCGCCGGGGACGCCATCCGCTCAGCCGGCCTCGCCGGAAAGGCAGCGATCATCACGGACGAAACCGTCGGCAGCTTCCACGCCGCCGCGCTCACCGAGGCCCTGACCGCGGAAGGCTTCACCCCCACCCTGCACACCATCCCCGCCGGGGAGGCGTCTAAATCGATGTCGCAGGTGGAGGCCCTGTGCTCGTCCCTCGCCGCCGCCGGGCACGACCGCCGCTCCTTTGTCATCGCCCTCGGTGGCGGCGTCGTGGGCGACCTCGCCGGATTCGTGGCCGCCGTCTTCTATCGCGGCATTCCCTTCGTCCAGATCCCCACGACCATCGTGGCGCAGGTCGATTCCTCCGTGGGAGGAAAGACCGGAGTGAACCTGCCGGAAGGGAAGAACCTGCTCGGCGCCTTTCACCAGCCGCGCCTCGTCATCGTGGATCCCGAGGTGCTCTCCACCCTGCCCGGCCGGGAATACCGCGAGGGCTTCGCGGAAGTCATCAAGCACGCCGCGATCCGTGACGGTGCCATGCTCGCGGAGATCGCGGCACTCGACCCCGCCACCCGCGACGTGCCCGCCGCGCTGATCTCGCGGAATATCGCGATCAAGGCCCGCATCGTCGAAGCCGACGAGCACGAGACGAAGGGTCTGCGTGCCCTGCTCAACCTCGGCCATACCATTGGCCACGGCATCGAGGCGGCCGTCCCCTACGGCGAAATGCTCCATGGCGAGGCGATCTCGCTCGGACTCCGCGCTGCGCTCTATCTTTCCGAAAAGCACGCCGGGCTTTCCCCTGAGGCATCGCAGGAAATCATCGCGCTGCTGGAAAAGTTCCAGCTCCCGCTGGTGCTCGATCCCGCCATCTCCGACGCACGCGTGCTGGAAAAGCTCAGCCGCGACAAGAAATTCGAAGCAGGCCAGATCCGCTTCGTCCTCCTCCGCTCCCCCGGCGACGCGTATGTCAGCGACCAAGTGACGCCGGAGGATCTGGCGGAGGCGGTGGCGTATCTGCGGCGATAA
- a CDS encoding 3'-5' exonuclease, with protein MTIGDCRFAAIDFESAGTARGRTDVPVQVGLASWSPAGGHGERFMSYLASDAPITWSARKVHGIRDEDLHGAPALLSLWPQMKKHLAGAVVVAHGKGTEKRFLRAFPGHGFGPWVDTLLLSRAAWPDLPDHSLSALCENRGIAPDLEGGRWHDALYDALASVLLLEHLIAHHDLAARPLDALLRPDTADWHRLRR; from the coding sequence GTGACCATCGGGGACTGCCGTTTCGCCGCCATCGACTTCGAGTCCGCCGGGACGGCCCGGGGCCGGACGGACGTGCCCGTGCAGGTCGGCCTCGCTTCGTGGTCGCCTGCGGGCGGCCACGGGGAGCGCTTCATGTCCTATCTCGCCAGCGATGCCCCCATCACCTGGTCCGCCCGGAAGGTCCACGGCATCCGGGACGAGGACCTTCACGGCGCACCCGCCCTGCTTTCCCTGTGGCCGCAGATGAAGAAGCACCTCGCCGGAGCAGTGGTGGTCGCCCATGGCAAGGGCACGGAGAAGCGCTTCCTGCGCGCCTTCCCCGGGCATGGCTTCGGCCCGTGGGTGGATACGCTGCTGCTTTCCCGCGCGGCGTGGCCGGACCTGCCGGACCATTCCCTCTCCGCGCTTTGCGAAAACCGCGGGATCGCGCCGGATCTGGAGGGCGGACGCTGGCACGATGCCCTGTATGACGCACTCGCCTCGGTGCTACTGCTGGAGCACCTGATCGCCCACCACGATCTCGCCGCGCGACCGCTGGATGCCTTGCTGCGGCCCGACACCGCGGACTGGCACCGGCTGCGGCGATGA
- a CDS encoding adenylate kinase family protein, with protein sequence MSKALDIKRPAFLILGAPGSGKGTQGKILGSIPRFFHCACGDVFRSLDTRTPLGQRFIHYSSRGELVPDELTIELWKAQVDNWRESHVYKPDIDFLVLDGIPRNVPQAEMISEFLDIHQVFHLSCPNREELARRMRKRALKDNRIDDASDRVIAQRIATYEAETKPILDYYSPALVTDIDATHPPVKVLNDIISKVVSLPVYQEVSKVVA encoded by the coding sequence ATGTCGAAGGCACTCGATATCAAACGTCCCGCTTTCCTGATCCTCGGTGCGCCGGGCTCGGGCAAAGGAACCCAGGGAAAAATCCTCGGCTCCATCCCGCGCTTCTTCCACTGCGCGTGCGGTGACGTCTTCCGCTCCCTCGATACCCGCACGCCGCTCGGCCAGCGCTTCATCCATTACTCCAGCCGCGGCGAACTGGTGCCCGACGAGCTGACCATCGAGCTGTGGAAGGCGCAGGTGGACAACTGGCGCGAGTCCCACGTTTACAAGCCGGACATCGATTTCCTCGTGCTCGACGGTATCCCGCGGAATGTCCCGCAGGCCGAAATGATCTCGGAATTCCTCGATATCCACCAAGTCTTCCACCTCTCCTGCCCGAACCGCGAGGAACTCGCACGCCGCATGCGCAAGCGGGCGCTGAAGGACAACCGCATCGACGACGCCTCCGACCGCGTGATCGCCCAGCGCATCGCGACCTATGAGGCGGAGACGAAGCCGATCCTCGACTACTACTCGCCCGCGCTGGTGACGGACATCGATGCGACGCATCCGCCCGTGAAGGTGCTGAACGACATCATCTCGAAGGTCGTCTCGCTACCGGTCTATCAGGAAGTCTCGAAGGTGGTGGCATGA
- the fmt gene encoding methionyl-tRNA formyltransferase, whose protein sequence is MDARIVFFGSGEIAIPAFRRLIADGLVPLALVTQPDKPAGRHRELTPPPIKLAALEAGIPVLQPESVRDEASLAELRELAPDVIVVMAYGQILPKALIAIPRIACINLHASLLPRHRGASCLQAAIDEGDAETGVTVMHVVPKLDAGDIIHPLATPIGPEETGGSLHDRMADIAAEALAQAMPGILAGTATRTPQDGGRATYAPKLDREHGRIDWTWDAERLARRIRAYEPWPGTWTTFDNKRVKIFPARAGQGSTGEPGTVMVEEGEVRVSCGSGYLVLGDIQPDGSRRMPAEAWAKGLRTLPRFV, encoded by the coding sequence ATGGACGCCCGGATCGTGTTTTTCGGCAGCGGGGAGATCGCGATCCCCGCGTTCCGCCGCTTGATCGCGGACGGCCTCGTGCCGCTCGCGCTGGTGACCCAGCCGGACAAGCCCGCCGGGCGTCACCGCGAGTTGACCCCGCCACCGATCAAGCTGGCGGCGCTGGAGGCCGGGATCCCGGTGCTCCAGCCGGAGAGCGTGCGCGACGAGGCGAGCCTCGCCGAATTGCGCGAACTGGCCCCCGATGTGATCGTCGTGATGGCCTACGGGCAGATCTTGCCGAAGGCGCTGATCGCCATTCCAAGGATCGCCTGCATCAATCTCCACGCCTCTCTTCTGCCGCGGCATCGCGGAGCCTCCTGCCTGCAAGCTGCCATCGACGAGGGCGACGCCGAGACTGGCGTGACCGTGATGCACGTGGTGCCGAAGCTGGATGCCGGCGACATCATCCACCCGCTCGCCACGCCGATCGGGCCGGAGGAAACGGGCGGCTCGCTGCACGACCGCATGGCGGACATTGCCGCCGAGGCGCTGGCCCAAGCTATGCCCGGGATACTGGCAGGCACCGCGACGCGGACACCACAGGACGGCGGGAGGGCGACCTACGCGCCGAAGCTGGATCGGGAGCACGGCCGCATCGACTGGACGTGGGACGCCGAGCGTCTCGCACGCCGCATCCGTGCCTACGAGCCGTGGCCGGGGACCTGGACGACCTTTGACAACAAGCGCGTGAAGATCTTCCCCGCTCGGGCGGGTCAGGGCAGCACGGGCGAGCCCGGCACCGTGATGGTGGAAGAGGGCGAGGTGCGCGTGTCCTGCGGGAGCGGCTATCTGGTGTTGGGCGATATCCAGCCGGATGGCTCGCGGCGGATGCCCGCGGAGGCATGGGCGAAGGGGTTGCGGACGCTGCCCCGTTTCGTCTGA
- the pyrH gene encoding UMP kinase yields the protein MSSSPPRYKRAILKLSGEALREPGSTDNISPEIVERIAREVREALAPGDLQLGIVVGGGNFWRGASASARGMDRATADYVGMLATVMNSLALQGSLEHHGVPCVVQSAIEMKNVAETFIRRKAERQLNDGRVVIFAAGTGSPFFSTDTTAALRASEMSADVVFKATMVDGVYDSDPKKNPDAKKFSRVSFHDCISKQFKVMDATAFSLCMDNHIPIVIFDLGQEGNITRALRGESIGTIVDGDETVVA from the coding sequence ATGAGTTCGTCCCCGCCCCGCTACAAGAGAGCCATCCTTAAACTCAGCGGGGAAGCCCTCCGCGAACCCGGCAGCACCGACAATATCTCGCCCGAGATCGTCGAACGCATCGCCCGCGAGGTTCGCGAGGCCTTGGCTCCGGGAGACCTGCAACTCGGCATTGTCGTGGGTGGCGGGAATTTCTGGCGCGGTGCTTCCGCGAGCGCCCGCGGCATGGACCGTGCGACCGCAGACTACGTGGGCATGCTCGCCACCGTGATGAACTCGCTGGCCCTGCAGGGGTCGCTGGAGCATCACGGTGTTCCCTGCGTCGTCCAGTCGGCCATCGAGATGAAAAACGTCGCCGAGACCTTCATCCGCCGGAAGGCCGAGCGCCAACTCAACGACGGCCGCGTGGTGATCTTCGCCGCCGGCACCGGCAGCCCCTTCTTCTCCACCGACACCACCGCCGCTCTCCGCGCGAGCGAGATGAGCGCCGACGTGGTCTTCAAGGCCACGATGGTCGATGGTGTCTATGACTCCGACCCGAAGAAGAATCCGGATGCGAAGAAGTTCTCGCGCGTGTCCTTCCACGACTGCATCTCGAAGCAGTTCAAGGTGATGGACGCCACTGCCTTCAGCCTGTGCATGGACAACCATATCCCGATCGTGATCTTCGATCTCGGTCAGGAGGGCAACATCACCCGCGCGCTGCGCGGCGAGTCGATCGGTACCATCGTCGATGGAGACGAGACCGTTGTCGCCTGA